In Carassius gibelio isolate Cgi1373 ecotype wild population from Czech Republic chromosome B2, carGib1.2-hapl.c, whole genome shotgun sequence, a single genomic region encodes these proteins:
- the LOC127950382 gene encoding signal-transducing adaptor protein 2-like, whose product MAVAPANPRTGSTRAQLPPCYYEGYLEKRGAKEKVARRLWTCLCGNTLYFFNNPKDTNYVEKLDLSGFVSLIDDPSRDRNLEAARLNLRMKDGEIKLTAPNLEARELWKGFLYSVVDLAVPTTLTLLPGQLHMLKEVVEKEKMRRKARASSRAPSSPLSLPLVGEIPACFRPVSRTEAEVLLERHPDCGNMLLRPGRDGSSLAVTTRQDLNGSVFRHYRVTQKQQGGYIVDVENPVCENDFLNKENLCESNNLRKISLLILFFRLFLQIPCPTLHDVINALVEKTAGTLQPFILEEPYEENITFVSSNDENGERTLHCAPSGPLSRAPSLPPKQVSTDRWSLRSQTRSPSSSPKYFSPSGSPSNSMRRLVLSPSPLSQSKTPGLQLQNGLTDELKQKLEKRRTSQE is encoded by the exons ATGGCGGTAGCGCCCGCTAATCCTCGCACCGGGAGCACGAGAGCGCAGCTGCCGCCCTGTTATTATGAGGGATACCTGGAGAAAAGAGGAGCGAAAGAGAAG GTAGCTCGGCGTTTATGGACCTGTTTATGTGGAAACACACTGTACTTCTTCAACAACCCTAAGGACACAAAT TATGTAGAGAAGTTGGATCTGAGTGGGTTTGTGTCTCTGATCGATGACCCGAGTCGTGATCGGAATCTGGAGGCAGCCAGACTGAACCTCCGCATGAAGGATGGAGAAATCAAACTCACT GCACCAAATCTGGAGGCGCGTGAGCTGTGGAAAGGTTTTCTTTACTCTGTCGTAGAT CTGGCTGTGCCCACGACTCTCACCCTCCTGCCCGGGCAGCTGCACATGCTGAAGGAAGTCgtggagaaagaaaaaatgcgTCGAAAGGCACGTGCGTCTTCCAGAGCCCCCTCGTCCCCCCTCTCGCTCCCGCTGGTGGGGGAAATACCTGC GTGTTTCAGGCCTGTGTCTCGTACTGAAGCTGAGGTGCTGCTAGAAAGACATCCAGACTGCGGGAACATGCTGCTCAGACCAGGCCGGGACGGATCTTCACTCGCCGTCACAACACGACAAGACCTGAACGG ATCAGTGTTCAGGCATTACAGAGTGACACAGAAGCAGCAGGGTGGTTACATTGTCGATGTGGAAAACCCAGTATGTGAAAATGACTTTCTAAATAAAGAGAATCTATGCGAAAGCAACAACCTTAGGAAAATCTCactccttattttattttttcgtcTCTTCCTGCAGATCCCCTGTCCCACACTGCATGATGTCATCAATGCACTGGTGGAGAAAACCGCCGGGACTCTTCAGCCCTTCATATTAGAAGAGCCTTATGAGGAGAACATCA CGTTTGTGTCGTCCAATGATGAGAATGGAGAGCGAACCCTGCACTGTGCTCCCTCTGGACCTCTTTCTCGAGCTCCATCACTGCCACCTAAACAAG TAAGTACAGACAGATGGTCGCTGCGGTCACAGACCAGATCTCCCAGTTCCTCACCAAAATACTTTTCCCCGTCTGGCTCTCCGTCCAACTCCATGAGAAGACTGGTTCTGTCTCCCTCACCGCTCTCTCAGAGTAAGACCCCAGGGCTCCAGCTCCAAAACG GCCTCACAGACGAGCTCAAACAGAAGCTGGAGAAGAGACGGACCAGTCAAGAGTGA
- the LOC127950379 gene encoding semaphorin-4E-like has product MMFLLAVLCVFYIWSPATLSGGLGATPNTIPRKTVPINRNGRRLFREEGVWNYTTMLLREDLNMLILGAREAIFALDLDDITVKKTMVNWSVTDTEQRDCSNKGKDATNDCKNYIRILHKRNDDRMYVCGTKAFAPTCDYMSYADGSLTLEGKQEDGKGKCPFDPFQRHTSEMVDGDLYSATSINFRGSEPVMMRSSEDSLRTDFSSGWLNEPNFIHMAHIREGESNPEGDDDKLYLFFSETAVEYDSYTKMDVSRVARVCKGDMGGQRTLQRKWTSFLKARLDCPVPNNNLPLLVQDVFHFCPSNWTTCVFYAVFTPQLDSSPYSAVCAYKIEDIKSVFSKGKFKAPVPVETSFVKWVMYSGDVPDPRPGACIDNHAREMGFTKSLDLPDKTLQFIKDKPLMDQAVKALGEKPLLVKTGAAFTRIVVATATALSGTSHQVMFIGTKSGSVLKAVNYGGEMVIMEEIQLFEPSEPVKILRLSDTKLYVGSDVGVAQLSINECGRYHTCLDCVLARDPYCGWDLEAEQCSTINSTHRTSTVIQSLSSVKSNKCPQTDDSKSISVSFFHGSTVQLWCEPNSNLAQVEWQLNGQPLNLSDTIKILSDSLMIINTSADAGGRYTCSSVEWNYKTQHVGYDLTILSESGSTALLRNVKGKENTLVAMVVLLSLTLALLVMWNLYKGHFPLPFCHRRVKVTENRCDRSLYENQPPEQKIASSAVNLNSNNNNANNQRYSSCQITLRYIDDESEI; this is encoded by the exons ATGATGTTTCTGCTGGCTGTGCTCTGTGTGTTTTACATCTGGAGTCCAGCAACGCTGAGCGGAGGATTGGGAGCGACACCGAATACCATACCTCGCAAAACAGTGCCAATTAATA GAAATGGAAGACGTTTGTTTCGTGAGGAGGGTGTTTGGAACTACACCACTATGCTTTTGAGGGAAGATCTCAACATGCTCATCCTGGGTGCTAGGGAGGCCATTTTTGCCCTTGACCTTGATGACATTACAGTCAAAAAGACCATG GTGAACTGGTCAGTCACAGATACTGAGCAAAGAGATTGTTCCAATAAAGGAAAAGATGCTACA AATGACTGCAAAAATTATATCAGAATTCTTCATAAAAGAAACGATGACAGAATGTATGTTTGTGGAACCAAAGCATTCGCTCCAACCTGTGACTATATG TCCTATGCCGATGGTAGTCTGACTTTAGAGGGTAAACAAGAAGATGGGAAGGGGAAATGTCCCTTTGATCCTTTTCAGCGACACACATCAGAGATGGTCG atGGAGATTTGTACTCTGCTACTTCAATAAACTTTCGGGGTTCAGAGCCGGTTATGATGCGCAGCTCAGAGGACTCCTTACGGACAGACTTTTCAAGCGGTTGGCTCAATG AACCAAATTTTATCCACATGGCTCATATTCGGGAGGGAGAATCGAACCCAGAGGGGGACGATGACAAGCTCTATCTGTTCTTCAGTGAGACCGCAGTGGAATATGACTCCTACACCAAGATGGATGTCTCTCGAGTAGCTCGCGTGTGCAAG GGAGACATGGGTGGGCAGAGGACGCTGCAGAGGAAGTGGACTTCTTTTCTAAAAGCAAGGCTTGACTGTCCCGTTCCAAACAACAACCTGCCTCTTCTCGTCCAGGATGTTTTCCACTTTTGCCCCAGTAATTGGACCACCTGCGTGTTTTATGCTGTCTTTACCCCACAATT AGACTCCTCTCCGTACTCCGCGGTATGTGCATACAAAATCGAAGACATTAAGAGCGTGTTCTCAAAGGGCAAGTTTAAGGCTCCTGTTCCCGTTGAGACGTCGTTCGTGAAGTGGGTGATGTACTCCGGTGATGTCCCCGATCCCCGACCGGGAGCA TGCATTGATAATCATGCCAGAGAAATGGGTTTCACCAAATCTCTGGATCTCCCAGACAAAACCTTGCAGTTTATTAAAGACAAGCCGCTGATGGACCAGGCTGTCAAGGCGCTTGGAGAGAAACCACTGCTGGTGAAGACAGGCGCTGCTTTCACTAGAATTGTGGTGGCCACTGCGACAGCCTTGAGCGGGACCAGCCATCAAGTCATGTTCATTGGCACAA AGAGCGGTTCCGTTCTGAAAGCTGTGAATTATGGCGGTGAGATGGTCATTATGGAAGAGATTCAGCTGTTTGAGCCCTCAGAGCCAGTGAAGATACTGCGACTTTCCGACACCAAA CTGTATGTGGGTTCCGATGTGGGCGTGGCTCAGCTGTCCATCAATGAATGTGGGCGGTACCACACGTGTCTGGACTGTGTTCTGGCCAGGGATCCGTACTGTGGCTGGGACCTCGAGGCTGAACAATGCTCTACCATAAACAGCACACACAGAACCAg CACTGTGATTCAGAGTTTGAGTTCCGTTAAATCCAACAAATGTCCACAAACAG ATGACAGTAAGTCGATCAGCGTCTCGTTCTTCCACGGCAGTACAGTGCAGCTGTGGTGCGAGCCAAACTCCAATCTGGCACAGGTTGAATGGCAACTGAACGGACAACCCCTCAATCTCTCAGACACCATCAAGATCCTGTCCGACAGCCTGATGATAATCAACACCTCTGCAGACGCAGGCGGCCGCTACACCTGCAGTTCTGTAGAGTGGAATTACAAAACCCAGCACGTAGGATATGATCTAACAATTTTGTCAGAATCCGGGAGTACAGCATTACTACGCAATGTTAAGGGAAAAGAAAACACACTTGTGGCCATGGTGGTGTTATTGTCACTGACTCTAGCTCTGCTAGTAATGTGGAACCTGTACAAAGGGCATTTTCCTTTGCCGTTTTGCCACAGGAGGGTAAAGGTCACAGAGAACAGGTGCGATAGAAGTCTGTATGAGAACCAGCCTCCAGAACAAAAAATAGCATCATCAGCAGTGAActtgaacagcaacaacaacaatgcGAACAACCAGAGGTACTCCTCATGTCAGATCACATTGAGATATATAGACGATGAATCTGAGATTTGA
- the LOC127950378 gene encoding cactin isoform X2 translates to MGSKKHRRSRSRSRSPESTRRYVRSRSPEDRHGRNRSPVKGSRRRARSESSEGSAGPSRHRGPESGRSSDSDRDHRGRRARSLRRSRDTDSSSGNSRNNQKKHKTKKKHKDEKSSRRRSRSSSRSSSESSVERNRGRDDRSSERERRRRQSRSSSRERRKEKDRDGRRKSRERDRDRSRRTESRSSSSSSSSADSDQGDKTTQGSSSTKEDKKKQREMMKALETPEEKRARRLAKKEAKERKKREKMGWSEEYMGYTNADNPFGDNNLLGTFKWQKALQKKGIGHLSEKNLKERNKHIQQENRRELQKVKQLRLEREREKSMREQELEMLQREKEAEHFKTWAEQEDNFHLQQAKLRSKIRIRDGRAKPIDLLAKYISAEDDDLSVEMHEPYTFLNGLTATDMDDLLEDIKVYMELEQGKNVDFWRDMTTITEDEISKLRKLEASGKGPGDRREGINTSVSTDVQSVFKGKTYSQLQALYMNIENKIQSGGSNLDVGYWESLLQQVRVYMARARLRERHQDVLRQKLYKLKQEQGVESEPLFPIIKEEPENERPIPTAAESADEEPGSSQQGDGRDRRTRRLDEEEGERSGEEKRKGGEEEGEKDEAPEAVLTEEDLIQQSQAEYDSGRYSPTLLQPSELPLDTHTINVEEDLQRLVLARTQLQVTGDANESAEDAFVRRAKEGMSGDEAQFSVEMPLTGKMYLWADKYRPRKPRFFNRVHTGFEWNKYNQTHYDFDNPPPKIVQGYKFNIFYPDLIDKRSTPQYFLEPCPDNKDFGMLRFHAGPPYEDIAFKIVNREWEYSHRHGFRCQFANGIFQLWFHFKRYRYRR, encoded by the exons ATGGGCTCGAAGAAGCATCGTAGGAGCCGATCGCGGTCTCGCTCTCCAGAAAGTACTCGTAGATATGTCCGCTCGCGCTCGCCGGAGGACAGACACGGTCGGAACCGCTCTCCCGTGAAGGGTTCTCGCAGACGAGCGCGGTCTGAGAGCAGCGAAGGATCAGCAGGCCCGAGCCGACACCGAGGACCGGAGTCCGGCCGCTCCAGCGACTCTGACCGCGATCACAGAGGCAGAAGAGCGCGATCACTGCGGAGATCCAGAGACACAGACAG CTCATCAGGTAATAGTCGCAATAATCAGAAGAAACATAAGACGAAGAAGAAACACAAGGATGAAAagagcagcaggaggaggagTAGAAGCTCCTCACGCTCCAGCTCTGAGTCCAGTGTGGAGCGAAACAGAGGCAGAGAtgacaggagcagtgagagagagCGGAGGAGACGACAGAGCCGGAGCTCCAGCCGAGAGAGACGGAAGGAGAAAGACCGAGACGGGAGGAGGAAGAGCAGAGAGAGGGATCGAGACCGAAGCAGACGCACTGAATCCAGATCCTCGAGTTCCTCCAGCTCCTCTGCTGACTCTGATCAGGGAGACAAGACCACACAGGGGTCCTCCTCCACCAAAGAAGACAAGAAGAAGCAGAGGGAGATGATGAAGGCCCTGGAGACCCCCGAGGAGAAGAGAGCCAGACGTCTGGCCAAGAAAGAGGCCAAAGAGAGGAAGAAGAGGGAGAAGATGGGCTGGAGTGAAGAGTACATGGGCTACACCAACGCCGACAACCCGTTTGGAGACAACAACCTGCTCGGGACCTTCAAATGGCAGAAG GCTCTGCAGAAGAAAGGCATTGGGCATTTGTCTGAAAAAAATCTGAAGGAGAGAAATAAACACATCCAGCAGGAAAACCGCAGAGAACTACAAAAG gtgaagCAGCTGCGTCTGGAGCGAGAGCGGGAGAAGTCCATGCGTGAGCAGGAGCTGGAGAtgctgcagagagagaaagaggccgAACATTTCAAAACATGGGCGGAACAAGAGGACAACTTTCACCTGCAGCAGGCCAAACTGAG GTCTAAGATCCGGATCCGTGACGGCCGAGCGAAGCCCATCGACCTGCTGGCTAAATACATCAGCGCTGAAGACGATGATCTGTCGGTGGAGATGCATGAACCGTACACCTTCCTCAACGGACTCACCGCCACAGACATGGACGACCTGCTGGAGGACATCAAG GTGTACATGGAGCTGGAACAGGGCAAGAATGTGGATTTCTGGAGGGATATGACCACCATTACTGAAGATGAAATCAGCAAATTGCGCAAACTGGAGGCATCAGGCAAAGGACCAG GTGACCGCCGTGAGGGCATAAACACATCCGTCAGCACAGACGTGCAGAGCGTGTTTAAAGGGAAGACGTACAGTCAGCTTCAGGCTCTCTATATGAACATCGAGAATAAGATCCAGTCCGGAGGCTCCAACCTGGACGTCGGCTACTGGGAGAGTCTCCTGCAGCAGGTGCGGGTCTACATGGCACGAGCCAG gctGAGAGAACGGCATCAGGACGTCCTGCGGCAGAAGCTGTATAAACTCAAACAGGAACAAGGTGTGGAGAGTGAACCACTTTTCCCCATCATCAAAGAAGAGCCAGAAAATGAGCGGCCCAT CCCTACAGCGGCGGAGTCTGCAGATGAGGAGCCGGGCAGCTCTCAGCAAGGTGACGGTAGAGACAGACGGACCAGGAGGCTGGATGAAGAAGAGGGGGAGCGGtctggagaagagaagagaaagggaggagaggaggagggagaGAAAGATGAAGCACCGGAGGCCGTGTTGACAGAGGAGGATCTGATCCAGCAGAGTCAGGCGGAGTACGACTCCGGCCGCTACAGTCCCACCCTCCTGCAGCCCTCAGAGCTACCGCTGGACACACACACCATCAACGTGGAGGAGGACCTGCAGAGACTCGTGCTGGCCCGGACACAGCTGCAGGTTACCG GCGATGCAAATGAAAGCGCTGAAGATGCATTCGTGCGTCGCGCTAAAGAGGGCATGAGTGGCGACGAGGCCCAGTTCAGCGTTGAAATGCCTTTGACTGGAAAAATGTACCTGTGGGCCGACAAATACCGTCCACGTAAGCCCCGCTTCTTCAACCGCGTCCACACCGGCTTCGAGTGGAACAAGTACAATCAGACGCATTACGACTTCGACAACCCACCGCCCAAGATCGTCCAGGGTTACAAGTTCAACATCTTCTACCCCGATCTCATCGACAAGCGCTCGACTCCGCAGTACTTCCTCGAGCCCTGTCCCGACAATAAAGACTTTGGAATGTTGCGCTTCCACGCCGGACCGCCGTACGAAGACATCGCATTTAAGATCGTGAACCGTGAATGGGAGTATTCCCATCGCCATGGTTTCCGCTGCCAGTTCGCCAATGGAATCTTTCAGCTGTGGTTCCACTTTAAACGTTACAGATACCGGCGATGA
- the LOC127950378 gene encoding cactin isoform X1, with amino-acid sequence MGSKKHRRSRSRSRSPESTRRYVRSRSPEDRHGRNRSPVKGSRRRARSESSEGSAGPSRHRGPESGRSSDSDRDHRGRRARSLRRSRDTDSSSGNSRNNQKKHKTKKKHKDEKSSRRRSRSSSRSSSESSVERNRGRDDRSSERERRRRQSRSSSRERRKEKDRDGRRKSRERDRDRSRRTESRSSSSSSSSADSDQGDKTTQGSSSTKEDKKKQREMMKALETPEEKRARRLAKKEAKERKKREKMGWSEEYMGYTNADNPFGDNNLLGTFKWQKALQKKGIGHLSEKNLKERNKHIQQENRRELQKVKQLRLEREREKSMREQELEMLQREKEAEHFKTWAEQEDNFHLQQAKLRSKIRIRDGRAKPIDLLAKYISAEDDDLSVEMHEPYTFLNGLTATDMDDLLEDIKVYMELEQGKNVDFWRDMTTITEDEISKLRKLEASGKGPGDRREGINTSVSTDVQSVFKGKTYSQLQALYMNIENKIQSGGSNLDVGYWESLLQQVRVYMARARLRERHQDVLRQKLYKLKQEQGVESEPLFPIIKEEPENERPISPTAAESADEEPGSSQQGDGRDRRTRRLDEEEGERSGEEKRKGGEEEGEKDEAPEAVLTEEDLIQQSQAEYDSGRYSPTLLQPSELPLDTHTINVEEDLQRLVLARTQLQVTGDANESAEDAFVRRAKEGMSGDEAQFSVEMPLTGKMYLWADKYRPRKPRFFNRVHTGFEWNKYNQTHYDFDNPPPKIVQGYKFNIFYPDLIDKRSTPQYFLEPCPDNKDFGMLRFHAGPPYEDIAFKIVNREWEYSHRHGFRCQFANGIFQLWFHFKRYRYRR; translated from the exons ATGGGCTCGAAGAAGCATCGTAGGAGCCGATCGCGGTCTCGCTCTCCAGAAAGTACTCGTAGATATGTCCGCTCGCGCTCGCCGGAGGACAGACACGGTCGGAACCGCTCTCCCGTGAAGGGTTCTCGCAGACGAGCGCGGTCTGAGAGCAGCGAAGGATCAGCAGGCCCGAGCCGACACCGAGGACCGGAGTCCGGCCGCTCCAGCGACTCTGACCGCGATCACAGAGGCAGAAGAGCGCGATCACTGCGGAGATCCAGAGACACAGACAG CTCATCAGGTAATAGTCGCAATAATCAGAAGAAACATAAGACGAAGAAGAAACACAAGGATGAAAagagcagcaggaggaggagTAGAAGCTCCTCACGCTCCAGCTCTGAGTCCAGTGTGGAGCGAAACAGAGGCAGAGAtgacaggagcagtgagagagagCGGAGGAGACGACAGAGCCGGAGCTCCAGCCGAGAGAGACGGAAGGAGAAAGACCGAGACGGGAGGAGGAAGAGCAGAGAGAGGGATCGAGACCGAAGCAGACGCACTGAATCCAGATCCTCGAGTTCCTCCAGCTCCTCTGCTGACTCTGATCAGGGAGACAAGACCACACAGGGGTCCTCCTCCACCAAAGAAGACAAGAAGAAGCAGAGGGAGATGATGAAGGCCCTGGAGACCCCCGAGGAGAAGAGAGCCAGACGTCTGGCCAAGAAAGAGGCCAAAGAGAGGAAGAAGAGGGAGAAGATGGGCTGGAGTGAAGAGTACATGGGCTACACCAACGCCGACAACCCGTTTGGAGACAACAACCTGCTCGGGACCTTCAAATGGCAGAAG GCTCTGCAGAAGAAAGGCATTGGGCATTTGTCTGAAAAAAATCTGAAGGAGAGAAATAAACACATCCAGCAGGAAAACCGCAGAGAACTACAAAAG gtgaagCAGCTGCGTCTGGAGCGAGAGCGGGAGAAGTCCATGCGTGAGCAGGAGCTGGAGAtgctgcagagagagaaagaggccgAACATTTCAAAACATGGGCGGAACAAGAGGACAACTTTCACCTGCAGCAGGCCAAACTGAG GTCTAAGATCCGGATCCGTGACGGCCGAGCGAAGCCCATCGACCTGCTGGCTAAATACATCAGCGCTGAAGACGATGATCTGTCGGTGGAGATGCATGAACCGTACACCTTCCTCAACGGACTCACCGCCACAGACATGGACGACCTGCTGGAGGACATCAAG GTGTACATGGAGCTGGAACAGGGCAAGAATGTGGATTTCTGGAGGGATATGACCACCATTACTGAAGATGAAATCAGCAAATTGCGCAAACTGGAGGCATCAGGCAAAGGACCAG GTGACCGCCGTGAGGGCATAAACACATCCGTCAGCACAGACGTGCAGAGCGTGTTTAAAGGGAAGACGTACAGTCAGCTTCAGGCTCTCTATATGAACATCGAGAATAAGATCCAGTCCGGAGGCTCCAACCTGGACGTCGGCTACTGGGAGAGTCTCCTGCAGCAGGTGCGGGTCTACATGGCACGAGCCAG gctGAGAGAACGGCATCAGGACGTCCTGCGGCAGAAGCTGTATAAACTCAAACAGGAACAAGGTGTGGAGAGTGAACCACTTTTCCCCATCATCAAAGAAGAGCCAGAAAATGAGCGGCCCAT TAGCCCTACAGCGGCGGAGTCTGCAGATGAGGAGCCGGGCAGCTCTCAGCAAGGTGACGGTAGAGACAGACGGACCAGGAGGCTGGATGAAGAAGAGGGGGAGCGGtctggagaagagaagagaaagggaggagaggaggagggagaGAAAGATGAAGCACCGGAGGCCGTGTTGACAGAGGAGGATCTGATCCAGCAGAGTCAGGCGGAGTACGACTCCGGCCGCTACAGTCCCACCCTCCTGCAGCCCTCAGAGCTACCGCTGGACACACACACCATCAACGTGGAGGAGGACCTGCAGAGACTCGTGCTGGCCCGGACACAGCTGCAGGTTACCG GCGATGCAAATGAAAGCGCTGAAGATGCATTCGTGCGTCGCGCTAAAGAGGGCATGAGTGGCGACGAGGCCCAGTTCAGCGTTGAAATGCCTTTGACTGGAAAAATGTACCTGTGGGCCGACAAATACCGTCCACGTAAGCCCCGCTTCTTCAACCGCGTCCACACCGGCTTCGAGTGGAACAAGTACAATCAGACGCATTACGACTTCGACAACCCACCGCCCAAGATCGTCCAGGGTTACAAGTTCAACATCTTCTACCCCGATCTCATCGACAAGCGCTCGACTCCGCAGTACTTCCTCGAGCCCTGTCCCGACAATAAAGACTTTGGAATGTTGCGCTTCCACGCCGGACCGCCGTACGAAGACATCGCATTTAAGATCGTGAACCGTGAATGGGAGTATTCCCATCGCCATGGTTTCCGCTGCCAGTTCGCCAATGGAATCTTTCAGCTGTGGTTCCACTTTAAACGTTACAGATACCGGCGATGA